In Brassica rapa cultivar Chiifu-401-42 chromosome A06, CAAS_Brap_v3.01, whole genome shotgun sequence, a single window of DNA contains:
- the LOC103871740 gene encoding uncharacterized protein LOC103871740, with the protein MYREMEGSSWRRLAFLASISLHFVLGLSGDSKNTNKAESHTSSSRTGTKVILVLLGFVAVAMFSFFLYKLWQKKKRDEQYARLLKLFEEDDELEVELGLRD; encoded by the exons ATGTATAGAGAGATGGAAGGGAGCTCATGGCGGCGTCTGGCATTCTTAGCTTCGATTTCTCTGCACTTCGTCTTAG GTCTATCAGGTGATTCCAAGAATACAAATAAGGCAGAGTCCCACACTTCTTCCAGCAGAACAGGCACAAAAGTAATCCTCGTACTGCTCGGATTCGTGGCTGTAGCTATGTTCTCCTTCTTCCTATACAAGCTATggcagaagaagaaaagagacgAGCAGTATGCTCGATTGTTGAAGCTTTTCGAGGAAGATGATGAACTTGAGGTTGAGCTAGGCCTtcgagattaa
- the LOC103871739 gene encoding KH domain-containing protein At1g09660/At1g09670 yields the protein MESGAGFAAMEERILPGSFFQFPLPGFSASPNRSPCPPPPPPTGRERYLAELLQERQKLSPFSQLMPHCCRILNQEIRKISSLSEFDRYEHGSPFRSPGLPPTSGKLDFDGWSMMEAEESFHQQRASPFRASPAPVGWVGMPGLHSPPIVKRVIRLDVPVDKFPTYNFVGRILGPRGNSLKRVEHATQCRVFIRGRGSVKDTVKEEKLQGKQGYEHLSEPLHLLIEAELPEDIINSRLEHAVHFLESLLKPMDESMDHYKREQLKELAAINGTLREESPSPSLSPCLSPSMSPFNSKRAKTGQ from the exons ATGGAATCGGGCGCTGGCTTCGCGGCGATGGAAGAGAGGATCCTTCCCGGAAGCTTCTTCCAGTTTCCTCTTCCTGGATTCAGTGCTTCTCCCAATCGATCCCCttgtcctcctcctcctcctcccactGGTCGTGAGAG GTACTTGGCTGAGTTGCTGCAAGAGAGGCAAAAGTTGAGTCCTTTCTCACAACTTATGCCACATTGCTGCAGAATACTTAACCAAG AAATTCGAAAGATCTCCAGTTTATCCGAATTTGATAGATATGAGCATGGCAGTCCATTTAGATCGCCTGGTCTGCCTCCTACAAGTGGAAAGCTTGATTTTGACGGATGGTCAATGATGGAAGCTGAG GAGAGTTTTCATCAACAGAGAGCTTCCCCATTTCGTGCTTCTCCTGCTCCAGTAGGCTGGGTTGGGATGCCAGGGCTACATTCTCCACCCATTGTTAAAAGAgtgattaggcttgatgtgccTGTTGATAAATTTCCAACC TATAATTTTGTTGGGCGGATTCTTGGGCCACGTGGGAACTCTCTAAAAAGAGTTGAGCATGCAACACAGTGTAGGGTGTTTATTAGAGGACGAGGATCTGTCAAGGATACTGTCAAG GAGGAGAAGCTCCAAGGTAAGCAGGGTTACGAGCATCTCAGCGAGCCACTACATTTACTGATCGAAGCCGAGCTTCCAGAGGACATTATAAACTCTCGATTGGAGCATGCAGTGCATTTCCTGGAGTCGCTCCTAAAGCCAATG GACGAGTCAATGGACCACTACAAGAGAGAACAGCTGAAGGAGTTAGCGGCTATTAATGGTACGCTCAGGGAAGAGAGTCCAAGTCCAAGCTTGAGCCCTTGTCTGAGTCCAAGCATGTCCCCTTTCAACAGCAAGCGTGCCAAGACTGGACAATAA
- the LOC103871742 gene encoding protein PHLOEM PROTEIN 2-LIKE A6, producing the protein MKKINSKIPVKDTLSGPPHNHNDNQVFINFRGEELRCSFVSHLVDAFKRHGINFFIDKDEQKGKDRRHLFARIKQSSIALTIFSKRYAESRWCLNELAKIKKRTDKRKLQVIPIFFKVKAASVRYQKAEFGSNFWRLAKSSSGEQIKKWKEALESVSDKMGLSLGGKRYLTDHP; encoded by the coding sequence ATGAAAAAGATCAATAGCAAGATCCCAGTAAAGGATACCCTATCTGGCCCTCCACACAACCATAACGATAACCAAGTGTTCATCAACTTCCGGGGAGAGGAGCTACGCTGCAGCTTCGTGAGCCACCTTGTTGACGCATTCAAAAGACATGGAATCAACTTCTTCATAGACAAAGACgaacaaaaaggaaaagacCGGAGACATCTCTTTGCAAGGATCAAGCAGTCGAGTATAGCTCTGACTATATTCTCGAAAAGGTACGCAGAGTCACGCTGGTGCCTGAACGAGTTAgcgaaaataaagaaaagaacCGATAAACGCAAACTACAAGTGATACCCATCTTCTTCAAGGTGAAAGCCGCATCTGTGAGATACCAAAAGGCTGAGTTCGGTAGCAACTTCTGGAGATTAGCTAAGAGTTCAAGCGGGGAACAGATCAAGAAATGGAAGGAAGCTTTAGAGTCTGTTTCTGACAAAATGGGCTTGTCCTTAGGCGGCAAAAGGTACCTTACTGATCATCCTTAA
- the LOC103871741 gene encoding putative pentatricopeptide repeat-containing protein At1g09680, with the protein MFRIKILRNTVSRSHPQAFSRTSSLLSTWYSPESISPPPQADDDDDPVLVKLSIAIRDSNSSFTSSPSLRNLLPSLTARHVLDLINRNPLSLPHHSIFAFFKFISSQPGFRFTVDSYFAMARFLAVHKMFDEAQSLIALVVSRKGKNSASSVFVSALETRGSDFLVDALMMAYTNAGFVPDAIQCFRLSRKHKFTVPIRGCGSLLHRMMKVNPTETVWGFYMEILDAGYPSNVYVFNILMNKFCKEGKMCDAQKVFDEITKRSLRPTVVSFNTLINGYCKAGNLDKGFRLKERMERGRTRADVFTYSALINALCKENKMDGAHGLFDEMCERGLIPNDVVFTTLIHGHSRNGRIDLMKESYQKMLSRGLQPDIVLYNTLVNGFCKNGDLVAARNVVDGMIHRGLRPDKVTYTTLIDGFCRGGDVDAALEIRKKMDQNGIELDRVGFSALICGMCKEGRVVDAERALREMLRAGMKPDDVIYTMMMDAFCKKGDVQTSFRLLKEMQRDGHVPSVVTYNVLLNGLCKLGQMKNADMLLDAMLNIGVVPDDITFNILLEGHHRHANSSKHYIPKPEIGTVADLASYKSLVSELYRASKEHRNR; encoded by the coding sequence ATGTTCAGAATCAAAATTCTAAGAAACACAGTCTCTCGATCTCACCCACAAGCCTTTTCTCGAACATCGTCTCTCTTATCGACATGGTACTCTCCAGAATCTATCTCTCCTCCTCCACAAGCAGACGACGACGATGATCCAGTTCTCGTCAAACTCTCAATTGCCATCAGAGATTCAAACTCTTCGTTTACGTCATCCCCCTCTCTCAGGAACCTCCTGCCCTCTCTCACCGCTCGTCACGTCCTCGATCTCATCAACCGCAACCCTCTCTCCCTCCCGCACCATTCCATCTTCGCTTTCTTCAAATTCATCTCATCCCAGCCTGGGTTTCGCTTCACCGTCGACTCCTACTTCGCCATGGCTCGTTTCCTCGCCGTCCACAAGATGTTCGACGAAGCGCAGTCGCTCATCGCGCTCGTCGTCTCTCGGAAAGGGAAAAACTCAGCTTCTTCTGTTTTCGTTTCTGCGTTGGAAACGAGAGGAAGCGATTTTCTTGTCGATGCGTTGATGATGGCCTACACTAATGCAGGGTTCGTACCCGATGCGATTCAGTGCTTCAGGCTATCTCGGAAGCATAAGTTTACAGTTCCGATTCGTGGCTGCGGCAGCTTGCTCCATCGGATGATGAAGGTGAACCCTACCGAGACTGTTTGGGGATTCTATATGGAGATTTTGGATGCTGGTTATCCTTCGAATGTTTACGTTTTCAATATCTTGATGAACAAGTTTTGTAAAGAAGGCAAAATGTGTGATGCGCAGAAGGTGTTCGACGAAATTACTAAGAGGAGTTTGCGTCCTACAGTGGTTAGTTTCAACACTTTGATTAATGGGTACTGTAAAGCCGGAAACTTGGATAAAGGGTTTAGGCTGAAAGAGCGTATGGAGAGAGGTAGAACACGTGCTGATGTTTTCACATATAGTGCCTTGATTAATGCGTTGTGTAAGGAGAACAAAATGGACGGAGCGCATGGGTTGTTTGATGAGATGTGTGAGAGAGGGTTGATTCCGAATGATGTTGTTTTCACGACTTTGATTCATGGTCATAGTAGGAACGGACGGATTGACTTGATGAAAGAAAGTTATCAGAAGATGTTAAGTAGAGGTCTTCAGCCTGATATTGTTCTGTATAATACTTTGGTGAATGGTTTTTGCAAGAACGGTGATTTGGTGGCTGCGAGGAACGTTGTTGATGGAATGATTCACAGAGGTCTCAGGCCTGACAAAGTTACGTACACAACTCTTATAGATGGGTTTTGTAGAGGAGGAGATGTAGATGCAGCGCTGGAGATAAGGAAGAAAATGGATCAGAATGGGATAGAACTCGATAGGGTGGGGTTTTCAGCGCTAATTTGTGGAATGTGTAAAGAAGGAAGAGTCGTTGATGCTGAAAGAGCTTTGAGGGAGATGCTGCGAGCTGGTATGAAGCCTGATGATGTCATCTATACAATGATGATGGATGCATTCTGTAAGAAAGGTGATGTTCAAACCAGTTTCAGATTGCTTAAAGAAATGCAGAGAGATGGGCATGTTCCTAGTGTTGTGACGTATAATGTTCTGCTTAATGGACTGTGCAAATTGGGACAGATGAAGAATGCTGACATGTTGCTAGATGCCATGCTTAATATAGGGGTTGTTCCGGACGACATCACATTCAACATTCTATTAGAAGGTCACCATAGACATGCAAATTCATCGAAGCATTATATACCGAAACCTGAGATAGGGACTGTAGCTGATTTGGCCTCATACAAGTCACTAGTCAGTGAGCTCTATAGAGCTTCAAAAGAACACCGAAACAGATAA
- the LOC103871743 gene encoding 60S ribosomal protein L21-1 yields MPAGHGVRARTRDLFARGFRKKGTIPLSTYLRTFKVGDYVDVKVNGAIHKGMPHKFYHGRTGRVWNVTKRAVGVEVNKQIGNRIIRKRLHVRVEHVQQSRCAEEFKLRIKKNDELKAAAKAKGETISTKRQPKGPKPGFMVEGMTLETVTPIPYDVVNDLKGGY; encoded by the exons ATGCCGGCGGGTCATGGAGTTCGCGCGAGGACGAGGGATCTGTTTGCTAGAGGGTTCAGGAAGAAGGGTACAATCCCACTCTCGACCTACCTCAGGACCTTCAAGGTCGGCGATTACGTCGATGTTAAAGTGAACGGTGCGATCCACAAGGGTATGCCTCACAAGTTCTACCATGGTCGTACCGGTCGTGTCTGGAACGTCACCAAGCGCGCCGTTGGTGTTGAAGTCAACAAACAG ATTGGCAACAGGATCATAAGGAAGAGGCTTCATGTGCGTGTGGAGCACGTGCAGCAGTCCAGGTGTGCAGAGGAGTTCAAGCTGAGGATTAAAAAGAACGATGAGCTCAAGGCCGCAGCCAAAGCTAAAGGCGAGACGATAAGCACCAAGAGACAGCCTAAAGGTCCCAAGCCAGGATTCATGGTTGAGGGTATGACCTTGGAGACTGTCACTCCTATCCCTTACGACGTCGTCAACGATCTCAAGGGAGGCTACTAG
- the LOC103871744 gene encoding double-stranded RNA-binding protein 1 isoform X1 translates to MTANEVSSGVSNCYVFKSRLQEYAQRYKLPTPLYETIKEGPSHKPLFQSTVIVNDVRYDSLPGFFNRKAAEQSAAEVALQELAKSSDLTQSVSLPVHEMGLCKNLLQEYAQKMNYAIPLYQCQRSETLGRAPQFTCTVEIGGIKYTGAATKTKKEAEISAGRTALIAIQSESKMDLANNYSTQLTVIPCEKKTVEVASPVKETIIKTPKARRAQFKKKARKGKLKVAKDLEDSTIPPQPTEHCQNQQLNLEPSSCVNGFKEAAFASVETEASQA, encoded by the exons ATGACGGCGAATGAAGTTTCCTCTG GTGTTTCCAATTGCTATGTGTTCAAGAGCCGGTTGCAGGAATATGCTCAGAGATACAAGCTACCAACGCCTCTCTACGAGACTATCAAAGAAGGCCCTTCCCACAAACCTCTCTTTCAGTCTACAGTGATTGTCAATGATGTCAGATACGATTCCTTGCCTGGATTCTTCAATCGTAAAGCTGCTGAGCAATCAGCTGCCGAGGTTGCTCTCCAGGAATTAGCAAAATCCAGTGACCTAACCCAATCTGTTTCACTGCCTGTT CACGAGATGGGGCTATGCAAGAATCTTCTTCAAGAGTACGCTCAAAAGATGAACTACGCGATTCCACTCTATCAGTGCCAAAGGAGCGAGACTCTCGGGAGAGCTCCACAGTTCACATGTACTGTGGAGATCGGAGGCATTAAGTACACAGGAGCTGCAACAAAGACTAAAAAAGAGGCTGAGATAAGCGCTGGGAGAACGGCTCTTATAGCCATCCAGTCAGAATCCAAAATGGACCTTGCCAACAACTACAGCACTCAGCTTACTGTCATTCCTTGCGAGAAGAAGACAGTAGAGGTAGCAAGTCCGGTGAAAGAAACCATCATCAAGACTCCAAAAGCCAGGAGGGCTCAGTTCAAGAAGAAGGCTCGGAAAGGAAAGCTCAAAGTCGCTAAGGATCTTGAAGACAGTACCATCCCTCCTCAACCTACAGAGCATTGTCAAAACCAACAGTTAAATCTGGAACCTTCTTCGTGCGTGAACGGGTTTAAGGAGGCAGCATTTGCGAGTGTGGAGACAGAAGCAAGCCAAGCATAG
- the LOC103871744 gene encoding double-stranded RNA-binding protein 1 isoform X2, with product MSFYFPGVSNCYVFKSRLQEYAQRYKLPTPLYETIKEGPSHKPLFQSTVIVNDVRYDSLPGFFNRKAAEQSAAEVALQELAKSSDLTQSVSLPVHEMGLCKNLLQEYAQKMNYAIPLYQCQRSETLGRAPQFTCTVEIGGIKYTGAATKTKKEAEISAGRTALIAIQSESKMDLANNYSTQLTVIPCEKKTVEVASPVKETIIKTPKARRAQFKKKARKGKLKVAKDLEDSTIPPQPTEHCQNQQLNLEPSSCVNGFKEAAFASVETEASQA from the exons ATGTCTTTTTACTTTCCAG GTGTTTCCAATTGCTATGTGTTCAAGAGCCGGTTGCAGGAATATGCTCAGAGATACAAGCTACCAACGCCTCTCTACGAGACTATCAAAGAAGGCCCTTCCCACAAACCTCTCTTTCAGTCTACAGTGATTGTCAATGATGTCAGATACGATTCCTTGCCTGGATTCTTCAATCGTAAAGCTGCTGAGCAATCAGCTGCCGAGGTTGCTCTCCAGGAATTAGCAAAATCCAGTGACCTAACCCAATCTGTTTCACTGCCTGTT CACGAGATGGGGCTATGCAAGAATCTTCTTCAAGAGTACGCTCAAAAGATGAACTACGCGATTCCACTCTATCAGTGCCAAAGGAGCGAGACTCTCGGGAGAGCTCCACAGTTCACATGTACTGTGGAGATCGGAGGCATTAAGTACACAGGAGCTGCAACAAAGACTAAAAAAGAGGCTGAGATAAGCGCTGGGAGAACGGCTCTTATAGCCATCCAGTCAGAATCCAAAATGGACCTTGCCAACAACTACAGCACTCAGCTTACTGTCATTCCTTGCGAGAAGAAGACAGTAGAGGTAGCAAGTCCGGTGAAAGAAACCATCATCAAGACTCCAAAAGCCAGGAGGGCTCAGTTCAAGAAGAAGGCTCGGAAAGGAAAGCTCAAAGTCGCTAAGGATCTTGAAGACAGTACCATCCCTCCTCAACCTACAGAGCATTGTCAAAACCAACAGTTAAATCTGGAACCTTCTTCGTGCGTGAACGGGTTTAAGGAGGCAGCATTTGCGAGTGTGGAGACAGAAGCAAGCCAAGCATAG
- the LOC103871745 gene encoding uncharacterized protein LOC103871745, which yields MVESSSSNKRRKITISEGDIASLLQRYDAKTILRLLQEMAFYSDVEKMDWNEMVRKTTTGITNAREYQMLWRHLSYRDPLLHVVEDDAHPLDDDSDMECELEASPEVSVEASVEAVAHVKVIAASYVPRNSDILDEATSEAPLTINIPYALPEGTQEPSESPWLSRGMNITFPVCLQKVTSTEGIINGNVSASSSSMPSQRKTRQKWSAEEDADLIAAVKRFGEGNWAHIARGEFRGRRTASQLSQRWPHLRRRYDTSTSASQSQIAVNHALSLALGNRPPSKKVAVGTQGSGGRSSQGQQQSKAVVVQTLSRAETSGPASKSQVGVNKTTARSTSRSDLMVTANSAAAAACMGVVLTAPSAPKVEVCVPRPTGSLVMPKVEPGKTVAASSITKAVGPASTRPLANGNLKPVTPSPSSIKPPPLVGSRSEGFTMFSASTQLATASKIVSNQRVVSASVPATVLPLKPTAETVICKPDGGHKEQARGDGASSVVAIQSNKMTSTNSEISRGKQAATHTQTAVLGADKTAVPSNSGAGSESKSKCEVNNKVGGSVVTVSKACGKPAEVAATVRGTGQGV from the exons ATGGTTGAGAGTAGTAGTAGTAACAAGAGAAGGAAGATAACCATTAGCGAAGGCGACATCGCCTCGCTTTTGCAGAG ATATGATGCGAAGACGATACTGAGGCTGTTACAAGAGATGGCCTTTTATTCCGATGTCGAGAAGATGGATTGGAATGAGATGGTGAGGAAGACCACCACTGGGATTACTAATGCTAGGGAGTATCAGATGCTGTGGAGACACCTTTCGTATCgtgatcctcttctccatgtGGTTGAAGATGATGCTCACCCTCTG GACGATGATAGTGATATGGAGTGTGAGTTGGAAGCTTCTCCAGAAGTCAGCGTTGAAGCATCAGTGGAGGCTGTTGCACATGTCAAA GTGATTGCTGCTTCGTATGTGCCAAGGAATTCTGATATACTGGACGAAGCAACATCTGAGGCTCCCTTGACAATAAACATACCGTATGCTCTCCCTGAGGGAACTCAGGAACCATCAGAGTCTCCTTGGTTGTCAAGAGGGATGAATATCACCTTTCCTGTTTGTCTTCAGAAAGTTACGTCTACCGAGGGGATAATAAATGGAAATGTTTCAGCTAGTAGTAGTAGCATGCCTTCACAACGGAAGACAAGGCAGAAATGGTCTGCCGAGGAGGATGCCGACCTGATTGCAGCTGTGAAGCGGTTTGGTGAAGGCAACTGGGCTCATATTGCTAGAGGAGAGTTTAGAGGAAGGAGGACCGCCTCCCAACTCTCTCAG AGGTGGCCGCATCTAAGAAGAAGGTATGATACTTCGACCTCTGCTAGCCAATCGCAGATAGCAGTAAACCATGCGTTATCTTTGGCTCTGGGAAATCGACCCCCTTCAAAAAAAGTTGCAGTAG GAACTCAAGGCAGTGGAGGCCGTTCTTCTCAAGGTCAACAACAGTCCAAAGCAGTTGTTGTTCAAACATTGTCTCGGGCAGAAACATCAGGTCCAGCTTCAAAATCTCAAGTTGGTGTTAATAAAACAACGGCAAGGTCCACTTCCAGATCGGATTTAATGGTAACAGCTAATTCAGCAGCTGCTGCAGCATGCATGGGTGTCGTATTGACTGCTCCATCAGCACCAAAGGTCGAAGTATGTGTGCCTCGTCCCACAGGTAGCCTCGTTATGCCAAAGGTTGAGCCAGGAAAGACTGTTGCCGCTTCTAGTATTACTAAAGCGGTTGGACCTGCGAGTACCCGGCCTCTAGCTAATGGAAACTTGAAACCTGTGACGCCTTCACCATCTTCTATCAAACCTCCTCCTCTCGTGGGTTCTCGTTCGGAAGGATTTACAATGTTTTCTGCTTCTACGCAGTTGGCTACTGCATCGAAGATCGTCTCCAATCAGAGAGTTGTTTCAGCCTCTGTACCAGCAACTGTATTACCTCTAAAGCCAACTGCAGAGACTGTCATTTGCAAACCAGATGGTGGACACAAAGAGCAAGCTAGAGGAGATGGAGCAAGCTCAGTGGTTGCCATCCAGTCAAATAAGATGACCTCAACAAACTCGGAGATTAGCAGGGGAAAGCAGGCTGCTACACACACTCAGACTGCAGTTCTCGGTGCTGATAAAACTGCAGTGCCATCCAACAGTGGAGCTGGTTCTGAATCTAAATCAAAATGTGAAGTAAACAACAAGGTCGGTGGTTCGGTAGTCACAGTGAGTAAAGCATGCGGAAAGCCCGCAGAGGTTGCTGCAACTGTGAGAGGAACCGGACAGGGTGTTTAG
- the LOC103871746 gene encoding protein NETWORKED 2B, translated as MLQRAASNAYSWWWASHIRTKQSKWLEHNLQDMEEKVHYTLKIINEDGDTFAIRAEMYYRKRPEIVNFVEEAFRSYRALAERYDHLSTELQSANHMIATAFPEHVPFPLDDDDDDDDDNHEKPPKPLHLIPSGANIPEIPKKEFKSQSLMVRKGNGGDMKSSSSSCVLVSSGLSKEEALEEIDKIHKGILVLQTEKEFVRSSYEQAYERYWSLEDEVTEMQKRVVSLQDEFGVGAEIEDGEAKTLVASTALTSCKETIAKLEETQKRFAEDAETEKERIVSATERFEALRNKFEMVKVTNQEATKTCQESKKESREVELSENLTNVEFAEKIDELVEKVVSLETTASSHTALVKTLRSDTDELHEHIRVVEEDKASHVSDSIDMKRRVTALEDELSKVRDLFQRVEEQNNDLQKHLVDANGTAKHLSGKLQEVKMEEEPSKDSEDTEIKSEDEIKEAIQETVQEEKEETKDSETESTCFGTEGGEEDEERRNWRQLLPEDGVEDREKVLLDEYTSVLKDYREVKRKLSEVEKKNRDGFFELALQLRELKNAVSCEDSEFHFLRQKPATPGKDSAQSMSVSHSSNSSISMAPHHQQGGEVKRTPQRAKEEEVKVKFEVTDETPRKKIPTVEDKVRGEIDAVLEENIEFWLRFSTSVHQIQKYQTAVHDLEAELSKLSSNASEAKPIYRHLREIRTELQLWLENSAVLRDELEGRYETLCNIKDEVSRMTSQSGGGTKVNDTEISGYQAAKFHGEILNMKQENKRVSNELQGGLERAQTLRIDVERVVCKLEEGLGMSNAAATRSLRKNTSSSSSSPRKPRIPLRSFLFGVKLKKYKQKQPSSIFACVSPSPALNKQCSYLVPPEKLPMSP; from the exons ATGTTGCAGAGAGCAGCAAGCAATGCTTATTCATGGTGGTGGGCCAGCCACATCCGTACCAAACAATCCAAATGGCTCGAACACAACCTTCAAg ATATGGAGGAGAAAGTACATTACACACTGAAGATCATAAACGAAGATGGAGACACTTTTGCCATAAGGGCCGAGATGTATTACCGCAAGAGGCCTGAGATTGTTAATTTCGTTGAGGAAGCGTTTCGGTCATACCGTGCTTTAGCAGAACGCTATGATCATTTATCCACAGAGCTTCAAAGTGCTAACCACATGATCGCCACCGCTTTTCCTGAACATGTTCCATTTCCTCTCGAcgacgatgatgatgacgatgatgacaACCATGAGAAGCCACCTAAGCCTCTTCATCTCATTCCCAGTGGAGCTAACATACCAGAGATTCCAAAAAAAGAGTTCAAGAGCCAATCTCTGATGGTGAGAAAAGGAAACGGTGGTGATATGAAAAGTTCATCATCATCTTGTGTACTGGTGAGTTCAGGATTGAGCAAAGAAGAAGCACTAGAGGAGATTGATAAAATCCATAAAGGGATCTTGGTGCTTCAGACAGAGAAGGAGTTTGTGAGGAGTTCCTACGAGCAGGCTTACGAAAGGTACTGGAGTTTGGAAGATGAGGTTACAGAGATGCAGAAGAGGGTTGTTAGTTTACAAGATGAGTTTGGAGTTGGCGCGGAGATAGAAGATGGTGAAGCCAAGACGCTGGTGGCTAGCACGGCTCTTACCTCATGTAAAGAGACGATCGCTAAGCTTGAGGAGACGCAGAAGCGGTTTGCCGAAGATGCAGAAACTGAGAAGGAGAGGATTGTTTCTGCAACAGAGAGGTTTGAAGCACTGAGGAACAAGTTTGAGATGGTTAAGGTAACAAACCAAGAGGCTACTAAGACATGTCAAGAATCTAAAAAGGAATCAAGAGAGGTTGAGTTGAGTGAGAATCTGACTAATGTAGAGTTTGCAGAGAAGATAGATGAGCTTGTGGAGAAAGTGGTGTCTCTGGAGACAACAGCTTCATCTCATACAGCATTGGTAAAGACATTGAGATCAGACACTGATGAGTTACATGAACATATCCGTGTTGTGGAGGAAGACAAGGCAAGTCATGTTTCAGATTCCATAGATATGAAGAGAAGAGTAACAGCGCTTGAAGATGAGCTGAGTAAAGTTAGAGACCTCTTCCAAAGAGTAGAAGAGCAGAACAATGATCTTCAGAAGCATTTGGTTGATGCTAATGGCACAGCTAAACACTTATCCGGAAAGTTACAGGAAGTCAAAATGGAAGAAGAGCCTTCTAAGGATTCAGAAGACACAGAGATAAAGAGTGAAGATGAGATTAAAGAGGCCATTCAAGAGACTGtgcaagaagagaaagaagagacgaaagatTCAGAAACAGAAAGCACTTGTTTCGGCACAGagggaggagaagaagatgaggagaGGAGAAACTGGAGGCAGCTGTTACCTGAAGACGGCGTGGAGGATAGAGAGAAGGTTCTATTAGATGAATACACTTCGGTGTTAAAGGACTATAGAGAAGTAAAGAGAAAGTTAAGTGAAGTTGAGAAGAAGAACCGTGACGGCTTCTTTGAGCTAGCATTGCAGCTGAGAGAGCTCAAGAATGCTGTTTCTTGCGAAGACTCTGAGTTTCATTTCTTACGTCAGAAACCTGCAACGCCCGGCAAGGATTCTGCACAAAGTATGAGTGTTTCTCATAGCTCTAACTCTTCAATCTCCATGGCACCACATCATCAGCAAGGAGGAGAGGTGAAGAGAACACCACAAAGAGCAAAGGAAGAGGAGGTTAAGGTGAAGTTTGAAGTTACTGATGAAACTCCAAGAAAGAAGATTCCAACTGTGGAAGACAAAGTGCGTGGAGAGATAGATGCGGTGCTAGAGGAGAACATCGAGTTCTGGTTGAGGTTTAGCACATCTGTTCACCAGATTCAAAAGTACCAGACAGCAGTTCATGACCTGGAAGCTGAGCTGTCTAAACTCAGTAGTAATGCATCAGAGGCAAAGCCTATATATAGACACCTCAGAGAGATTCGGACAGAGCTGCAGCTTTGGCTAGAGAATAGTGCTGTCCTTAGAGACGAGCTCGAGGGGAGGTATGAAACACTTTGCAATATTAAAGATGAAGTTTCAAGGATGACGTCTCAATCAGGTGGTGGTACGAAAGTGAACGATACAGAGATAAGTGGTTACCAGGCTGCAAAGTTCCATGGAGAGATACTCAACATGAAACAGGAGAACAAAAGGGTTTCTAACGAACTTCAAGGTGGGCTTGAGCGTGCACAAACTCTGAGAATCGACGTGGAGAGAGTTGTCTGCAAACTAGAAGAGGGTCTTGGGATGTCGAATGCAGCAGCTACAAGATCTCTGAGAAAGAacacttcatcatcatcatcatcacctagAAAGCCCAGGATTCCACTAAGGTCATTCTTGTTTGGTGTCAAGTTAAAGAAGTATAAACAGAAGCAGCCTTCATCAATCTTTGCTTGTGTAAGTCCATCTCCAGCACTGAACAAACAATGTAGCTACCTTGTCCCACCTGAGAAGCTCCCAATGAGTCCCTAA